ccttcctgtcctccctccctccctcccgcctctCACATTTTCTCTTCTGCCAAACTTTCCCTCTCCCTcgctaccccctctctccccttttctaACCTTTATATCTGTCTCCtaatacctctctctccctcacacactcttCTTTTAGTTCAGAACGACACTCTTTTTGTCTTTGTGATGAGTGTGATGCAACAGTAACACTCTTGATAACATCTCAGATGTTTCCTCAATGATGTGGATCTTTCTATCCTCCACTGTGATCTGCCATGTCATCCAGGCTCAGCTTAGTAGCCAATAGTCCATCTATATGTCATGTTCTCTCTCATCTCAACCCTCTCTCAGGTCCATCACCAGAGCCTACTATCGTAACTCGGTGGGCGGGCTCCTGCTGTTTGACATCACAAACCGTCGCTCCTTCCAGAACGTTCATGATTGGCTAGAGGAGGCCCGGAGTCACGTCCAACCACACAGCATCGTGTTCCTATTGGTCGGACACAAGTGTGACCTGGAGCCTCAGCGTCAGGTAGCCTATcggaatgtgtgtctgtgtgtttgattGAGCGTTGGAATAATCCTCACCCTAACTAAGGACACTGTAAATGACGCCTGAAACACATTTCTATGAAATCAGACAATAAAATCAAATCTTTACCTTTAAAAATCGCCAGGTGACTCGTCAGGAAGCTGAGAAACTCGCCGGTGCCTACGGGATGCGTTACGTAGAAACCTCGGCCCGCGACGCCATCAATGTGGAGCACGCCTTCACGGAGCTGACCAGGGACATCTTCCACCTGGTGAGGAGATAACCTTCCTCAACCCGAGTGAAGAATCAAAATGGATTCACATTTTCAATGCTAACCCTTGGCTATTAAAGCAATATGGGCTGGTCCCATACACTGGTACAAACCTACGCTTGTGAAAACATGAATCTCAAAGAAACTAAATTGGAAATTAATATACAATTATTAGGTTATTGCCATTTTAACAAGTCATTTCAAAATAAATACCTGATAATTACTAGGGCTGGggattgccagggacctcacgatacactAGTATTACAATACCGACAATAGTATTtcaatacttaggtgccgatacataatgtattgtgattctcacgattctatatgtattgctattctattctgtgattttattgcgatgatgatgttccaaacatatcactcactatatgtctgctgcagagagacgagagagagcaggagaaaattAGTTTTAGTCAGTCAGGGAAACAAAtagcatgttggctcactatatgtctgctgcagagagacgacagagagcaggagaaaatgaGTTTTAGTCAGTCAGGGAAACTAATAGCATGTTGGCTCAGTATTtagaaagaagatggagaacaagctatgggATTTGGAGCAGGTATAGCCAACTAGCGCTAGTTAACACTACCTACAGTAgcaataaataaacaataaatataCTTGGagaataatattgcgatatgtaactATCGACCCCCCCCCCATTACTACTAATACTGGGCTGTAAAATAAGTGTTACCTTGGTTAATTAATCGAAAGCCTCTGCATGTGAATACGTCGTCGTCCCTCTTAACCTTGATATCTCGGCCCTAGGTGAGGAGTGGTGACATCACTATCCAGGAGGGCTGGGAAGGGGTGAAGAGCGGCTTCGTCCCCAACGTGGTCCACTCCTCCGAGGAGGTCACCAAGAGCGACCGGCGGTGCCTCTGCTGATCTGGAGGGATCACTAGAGAGATCCCTGACTCAAGCCTGGTTTCACCTAGGTCCTCCTGGATCCATTTCAGCTCTCTAGTTTAGCAATTTCCCTCTGCTGATCTGCATCAGGATGGAGGGATCCTACCCACAACTACACTACATGGATAAAAGTACGTGGACacatcaaattagtggattcggccatttcagccacacccgttgatgacaggtgtataaaatcgagcacactgccatgcaatctcaatagacaaaacttggcagtagaatggcccgtactgaagagctcagtgacgttcaatgtggcaccatcataggatgccacctttccaacaagtccgttTGTTATAATTCTGCCCTGCAAGAGCTGCTCCAgtcaagtgctgttattgtgaagtggaaacatctagcagcaacagcggctcagcggtaggccacacaagctcacaggttgtcgagatcggtgtggaagaacttgactggcctgcacagagccctgacctcaaccccatcgaacacctttgggatgaattggaatgccgagtgcgagccaggcctaatcgcccaacatcagtgcccgacctcactaatgctcgtggctgaatggaagcaagtccctgcagcaatgttccaacatctagtggaaagccttcccagaagagtggaggctgttatagcatcaaaggggagactaactccatattaatgcccatgattttggaatgagatgtttgactagcaggtgtccacagacttttggccatgtagtataGATCCCTGGTTTCCCCATCTCCTTTCTTCCAATATGCAATCCCATAACACAATTTATACAGCCAGAAAGCATCGCACACCATGGTTGGGCAAGGTTTGGCCAAAACGACATTATTTTTGATTCAGTTTAAAGGAGACTAAGATGGAGGGGGctctcagtctctcctctccccccaaaGGAAACTAAATCTGGTCTCAAACTCTGTGGTTCTCTACTTTTTTTCACCCATCATCCAACTACCACTGTACAATCCCTATCCAACACCATAATGGACTTTATGGACCCTTTGGACAGGGATGTAAGGGAACGACTGTTTGACTGACAGTACAGGTGGACAAAGTGACTCCAGGGACGTATTCACTTCACATCAAACGGAGGAAATGGACAAAACAGGAAGGGACAACCTGAACCAATAAGAAACTcttgtttttttttgcaaaacaCTTTGTTTTTaatggtgtgcactaatgaatacgacccagtaAAAGGTGGACTATAAGGGGATATTAGGCATCCCTGAGTACCGGTACATAACCTGTCCTCTTTGCAAGAATCCAAATCCCTGAGGAGGGTCAAACTGACAACAGGGGAGGACTATTTATTTTAGTACGTTTGAACAATGACTCATAATGACGCTGGAACTTGTCCTCCTAGTGATTCTGGAATCTAGCGGAGGAACCCATGGTAACAGTGGAGAGACAGCTAGGAGGACATACTCTAAAAACAACACATTACCTATAATTCCATACCTGCAGACATCTAAATTACAGTTAACTCTATAGATACAACAAGTATGGCAACAGACATGTGCATTCAATATCTCAAATCAGTATAGAAATAAGGACATTCATTccaaaaatcaaatcacattttgttAATGACTAAGACGATGTAACAATGACCTTTCTGGTTTGGTAACTGAAACATGAAATGGTTTGGACACAATAGGTGGAGGGACAGAAGTTGCTGCGTTGTAACAAATGGTGTCCTACATTTTATTTTCAGTTGAAGATGTTTTGTAGCCACTGTGTTCAAGGTCAATTTCTTTCTCATCAGAAAAAACGATGATTCCTTCGTCTCTGAGGGATGAGATTGaaataagattttgttcataATCTGATCAAGTTATTTGTTGGTTTGGGGAAGCACCATTGCTTTCCTCTGAATGGGTGAGTGTATACTACTGATTCTCTAGGGCACCTTTTCATCTACTTGATTTGTGTAATAACTGCAAGGTTGAACTGCTATCATCCACCTTTTCTAAAGAGTGATGCATTATCGTATGTCAATCTAACATTTAAGGGCCAGGGGAGCTGGGGTGACTGTGTACATCTATCATGTAGGATTACCCTTGACAAGGAAGAGTGGATGGTAAACGTTCTCAAATCATCAAATCTGGGACAAGTCTTGACGAGGGACTTTTCGCTCCTTTACGACTTGGATCAAGAAGGGACTTCTTTGGGTTACTATGTGCTTTTCCCAGTTCCGTGGACATTCTGGTTCTAGAACAGTTCCGTGGACATTCTGGTTCTAGAACAGTTCCGTGGACATTCTGGTTCTAGAACAGTTCCGTGGACATTCTGGTTCTAGAACAGAATCGTGGACATCATGATGTTCCACCCATCGAATTAGAACAGAGTAGAATTCTATTCAGTGCTCATAACTGAACAACCGTGGCTTCACCAATCTCCACACACTTAAAATCTCCTCCAATGCTTATACCGTATCAGTGTAGTCTGTCTAGACAGATGGGTTGAGACTAGTATCAGAGGGTTTAAGGAGTTTGGATCAGGTTGCTCCTCAACATCTAATAAGACACTATGTAGGAGTAAGGtctctaaccacagatctaggatcagattaccagAACCCCCAGCACTAACCTTTACCAGTAGACTAAAGAAAGACATCGGATCCTGTATCAGTTCTAGGAGGCAACTTCTACTATGTCACACACAAGCAGACGTGGGGCGCGTCCAGCAACGTTTTGGAAatttcagatagaaatatgctCTGTGGCATATAGAACAATGTTCCACGTCAGCTCTATTCATGGAAATCCTAACTACAGCGTTCGACAACGGTCGGCTACTGAACATGGACAAGCAGTTACTTAGCCTGATGAAACCAGACATAATGAAGGGAAACAAAAGAGAAGCGCTGGGAAATCAGTTGGATACCAGACTAGCTGTTGCTCATAAACAATATAACACGCAAGTAGACCATCAAATGTACAGCATTACTAGGGTCGTATTCATTGGGCACCAAACGGAAGACAACAGACTGAAACAGAGAGGACACTACCCTCTCTGTTTTGCAAcgttgtgccctaatgaatacgacccaggatGAATCTTTTCATTTTACTCGATGGTATCTTTGATTTGTCTTCTTCTCTTTATCTCCAAGCTGTACAATACCATGTATCTACTGTTCATTCAATTCAACATCTACGGAACTTTCTGGGCCACTACTATTCTATCAAAACAACTTGAAATGtactaaaaaaataaatacaaaatgtgaCCGGTAAAACACCAGTTTTGCTCCGTGTGTCTTACAATGTAGCACCTGTGTGTAGGTAAAATGTAGTGACGTCATAATGGGTTACTCATTGTAGTGCCAGAAACCAACCACTAGATGACAATACAAGGCAAATAGGTGTCATTGTCAACCAGCTTGTATCCGTCTGGGGGGGCGTCTAGTTATACCCAGACGTGTTCTCTCTCCACTGATTAGAAAGGAACTtaaaaggggaaaaaaatatgcatggaatgagtttgacaccccagCATTTAgaaaggggaatacctagtcagttgtccaactgaatgcattcaactgaaaatgtgacttctgcatttaacccaaccactctgaatcagagaggtgcggggggctgccttaaatcgacatccacgtctttggcactcggggaacagtgggttaactgccttgctctggggcagaatgacagattttttactttgtcagttcagggattcgattagcaacctttcggttactggcccaacgctctaaccactagggtacctgccgcccctacgttctaaccactagggtacctgcc
The DNA window shown above is from Salvelinus alpinus chromosome 31, SLU_Salpinus.1, whole genome shotgun sequence and carries:
- the LOC139561806 gene encoding ras-related protein Rab-39B-like; translated protein: MEAIWLYQFRLIVIGDSTVGKSCLIRRFTEGRFAQVSDPTVGVDFFSRLVEIEPGRRIKLQIWDTAGQERFRSITRAYYRNSVGGLLLFDITNRRSFQNVHDWLEEARSHVQPHSIVFLLVGHKCDLEPQRQVTRQEAEKLAGAYGMRYVETSARDAINVEHAFTELTRDIFHLVRSGDITIQEGWEGVKSGFVPNVVHSSEEVTKSDRRCLC